The stretch of DNA TGTTTACGGCAGTGTTCGTTTCGCGGGTGATCTTCGACTCCGTGTTGCAACGCAAGGAGCGGGGCGCGGCCCTGAGCATCTAGAAGAAGGACGACGAGTGGAACTGTTTCGCAACGCGAACTACGACTTTCTGGGCCGGAAGTGGCTCTTCATGGGCGGCTCCGCGATCCTGCTGCTGGTCGGCCTGGTTTCCATGGGCGTGCGTGCGGGCTCCTGGCGGGTGTGGGAAGGTGTCCCGCTGGGGGTGGATTTCAAAGGCGGCACGCTGGTGTACGTGAAGTTTGCGCACGCCCCGAATGAGGACCAGATCCGGGCCGACATGCAGGAGGCGGGGCTGGCCAACGCCCGCATCCAGCGCTATGGACAGCCGGCCAACAACGAAGTCATCATCTCCCTGGAGCAGAAGGCGACCAGCGAGGAGGCCCTGGATCAGGGCAAAGTGGCCATCATCCAGGCCCTGAGCAAGAACATCCCCGCGGGCAAACTCGACTTGAACAACACCGGCGTCCAGGTCTTAGAGGAGCGTCTGCTGGCGCGCGACCCGCTGCGGGCCGGCAGCGATGCCGCCACGCGCTACGCCGAAGTGGCGAGAGACATCGCCGCCTATCGCGACCAGGAACGCGGCGGTGTGCTCCGCTCGGTGGAAGAGCTGAGGGGACACGTCGATGCCGCCGTCCTGCCGGTGCTGCAGGAAGAGTTTTTTGTTTCCGACTTCGGGGTTCGCAACGTGGAGATCGTGGGCGCGCAAGTGGGCGCCCAGCTCCGGCGGCAGGCCGTGCTGGCCACCCTCTACGCGCTGGCCGGCATGCTGATTTACATTGCGGTGCGCTTCGAGCCGGTGTACGGTTCCGCCGCCGTCCTGGCTGTTTTCCACGACACCCTGATCACCATCGGGGCCTTCTCCCTGGCCAACAAGGAGATATCGCTGACGGTCATCGCCGCGATCCTGACCCTGGTGGGCTACTCGATGAACGACACCATCGTCATCTTCGACCGGGTGCGGGAGAACCTGAAGCTGATGCGCCGGGTGGCGCTGGCGGAGGTAGTGAACAAGAGCATCAATCAGACCCTGAGCCGCACCATCCTGACTTCGGGCCTGACATTCCTGACGGTGTTATCCTTGTACCTTTTTGGGGGCGAGGTGCTGAACGGGTTCTCCTTCGCCTTGGTGGTGGGGATTTTGGTGGGGACCTACTCCACCTTCGGGATCGCGGGTCCGCTGGTGGTGCTGTACTACGAGCGGAAGGGGTCCAGGGAAGGAAGGGGCCCGGTGCCGGTGACGGCCGATTCCAAGCGGGAGCGAGAAAAAATCCGCGCAAAGGCGTAAGATACTGGACCTCGCCGGGGGCCCAGGGGGGGACTGACCAAAGGAGGTCCCTGCGGTGTCTAAGGGTAGTGAGGGAGTGCAGGCAAGGGAGAAAAGGCCATGTTTGAAGACAGCCTGATCGAATCTACAAACAGGTTCAGAACCAAGCAGAAATGGACGACCATGCTGTCGTTCGTGCTGCAAAGCTTCCTGATCCTGATTATGATCCTCATCCCCCTCATCTACACCGAGGCCCTGCCCAAGACACAGCTCACGACCTTTCTGGTGGCGCCACCGCCGCCTCCGCCGCCCCCACCCCCGCCGGCAGAGGTGATCCGGGCGGTCAAGGTGGTGCAGACCGACATCATCGACGGGCAGCTCCGTTCGCCGACCAAGATTCCCGAAAAAGTAGCCATGATCAAGGAAGAGGAAGCGCCCCCGCCGGTGTCATCGATGAGCGGTGTGGTGGGTGGCGTACCCGGCGGCGTGCCCGGCGGTTCGATGGGCGGAGTGCTGGGCGGCATTATCGGCTCGACCACGGTGGCCGTGCCCAAAGCCGCCACCCCGCAGCGCATCCGGGTATCGCAGGGCGTGGTAGAGGGCAACGCCATCAGCCAGCCCAAGCCCTTGTATCCGTCGATGGCCAAGATGGCCCGCGTGCAAGGCCAGGTGGTGCTGCAGGCCATCATCAGCAAGACGGGAGTCATCGAGAATCTGCGTGTGGTCAGCGGCCACCCCATGCTGCAGCAGGCAGCGCTGGACGCGGTACGGCAGTGGCGCTATCGTCCGTACCTTCTGAACGGCGAGCCGGTGGAAGTGGAGACCACGATCACGGTCAACTTTACGCTGGCCGGTGGTTAAGCGAGTTGAAGCGGGAAGGCGGCCCGCCTTTCCGGTGACGTGTTCAAGGCTGGGAACCGGGCGGGCGGAGGCCCGGAACGGCGCGAGCCCACCCGGCAAGGTAATATCACGGCCGCAAAAGACTGCAGTCGGTCTTACGAGGTTCTGAGGAGGAGAAAACCGAGTCATGGTGCTTACAAACTTAACAACCTTTGTTCTCACCCAGTCGCCCCTGGTGGCGATGTGGATGCTCCAGGAGGGCGGCGGCCAGGTGGGATGGGATCCGATCTCGCTGTGGAGGCAGATGGGCTGGCTGGCGCGCATCGTGGTGGTGATCCTGTTCATCGAGTCGGCGTGGTCGATCGGGGTGATGATCGACCGCTGGATCGCCTACAGCGCGGCCCGCAAGCAGTCACGGGTGTTCGCTCCGCAGGTGGCGGGTGCGCTGCGCGAAGGCAAGCTGGATGAAGCCATCCGGGTGGCCGAGCGCAACAAGAAGAGCCACCTGGCCAAGGTGGTGACGGCGGGCTTGCAGGAGTTCCGCGCGCACGCCGAATCCACCGAGCTGGCGGGCGAGCAGATCGAGGCCTCCAAGCGCGCCCTGGAGCGGGCGCAGGCCATCGTCCATGCCGAGCTGAAGCGCGGCCTGGGCGGACTGGCGACCATCGGCGCCACGGCCCCGTTCGTCGGCCTGCTGGGCACGGTGGTGGGCATCCTCAACGCCTTCAAGCAGATTTCCGAGCAGAAGGCGACCGGTCTGGGCGCCGTGGCGGGCGGCATTTCCGAAGCCCTGGTGGCCACCGCCATCGGGCTGTTCGTGGCCATCCCGGCGGTGATGATGTACAACTACTTCTCCAGCAAGGTGGAAGCGTTCGACGTGGAGATGGATAACTCCTCGAGCGAGCTGATCGACTACTTCCTGAAGAAGCGGCAGGTCAAGCGGGCGTCGTAAGACGGCCGAGGGAGTCGAAGCATGGCAGTCAAGCGCAAGTTGCCGATCAACTCCGATATCAACGTGACGCCGATGGCGGACGTGATGCTGGTGTTGCTCATCATCTTCATGGTGGTCACGCCCATGTTGCAGAAGGGCGTGAGCGTGGACCTGGCCAAGACCGATAATCCGGTCCAGATGCCCGACGCCGACAAAGAAGACGCTTTGCTGATCGCCGTGATGCGTGACGGCAAAGTGTTCTTCGGCACCGAGCAGATCAATCCCGACGAGCTGACGCAGCGCGTCAAGGACCGCATCGCCAACCGGGTGGACAAGCGGGTGTACATCCGCGCCGACGCCCGGGCGCGGTACAAGAACGTGGTCGAAGTGGTGGATAACGTGCGCTCGGCGGGCGTGGACCAGCTCGGCCTGCTGACCGAGCAGCGGCGTCCATTGGCCGGCAAGGAAGGCGCGGCGCCTGCCGGCGGGACCGGCGGTCAGCCGTAAGAGGAGACAAGTATGGCAATCTCAATCGGTGGACCGGGAGGCGGTCCCAAGTCCGACATCAACATCACGCCGCTGATCGACGTCATGCTGGTGCTGCTGGTCATCTTCATGGTGATCACGCCGCTCACGCCGAAGGGCTTGGATGCGCTGGTACCCCAGCCGCCCCCACCCAACCAACAGCCGCAGCCGCCTACCGTGGATCGCACCATCGTGGTGCAGCTGATCAAGGGGCCGGGCCGCCCGACGCTGAAAATCAATCAGGACGAAGTCACCTGGGAGACGCTAAAAACCCGCCTGGAGGATGTTTACAAGACGCGCGCCGAGCGGGTGATGTTCGTCAAGGCAGATGATGACGTCGAGTTCGCCGAAGTGGCGCAGGTCATCGATATTGCGCACTCCGCTCAAGTGGACAAGGTGGGCCTGATCACGGCCAGGATCGAGGCCGGCCAGTAAAGCCCGTCAGGGAGAACCAACCGAGATGAGAATCGCACAACGCATCCTGCTGGTCGCGGCTCTGGCTATGCTGGCGCTGGGCGTTTCCGGCTGCAACAAGCTCAAAGCCCGCGATCGCCTGAACAAGGGTGTGCAGGCCTACAAACAGGCCAAGTACGAAGACGCGATCGAGCGCTTCAAGGAAGCCGTCGAGCTCGACCCCCAGCTCAAGAACGCCAAGCTCTACCTGGCCACCGCCTATGCGCAGCAGTTCATACCGGGAGTGGAAAGCCCGGAGAACATGCGCACCGCGGAGCTGGCCATCGAGCAATACTCCAAGGTGCTGGAGAACGACCCCCGCGATCTCACCAGCCTGAAGGGCATCGCCTCGCTGTACTTCAACATGAAGAAGTTCGACAAGTCGAAGGAATATCACCGCAAAGTGCTGGAAGTGGATCCCAACGACCCTGAGACCTACTATTCCATCGCGGTGATCGACTGGACGGAGAGCTACGCGCTGCGCATGGAGAAGCGGGCGGCGCTGGGCCTACAGCCGACCGAGGCGCTGAAAGACAAGAAGGTTTGCGCGGAGGTGGTGCAGGCCAACTCCGAGCGGGTGGAGGAAGGGATCGACCTGCTCAAGAGGGCCATCGACATCCGTCCGGACTACGACGACGCCATGGCCTATCTCAACCTGCTCTACCGGGAGAAGGCCGACTTCCAGTGCGACAACCCGGAGATGCGGGCCGAGCTGCTCAAAATGGCCGACGAGATGGTAGAGAAGACGATGGCCGTGAAGCAGAAGCGGCTCGAGGAAGCGGAGAAACACGCGCCCGGCGGCGTGGTCATCAACCAGTAGTTGTTGGTAGTCCTCCTCAGAAGGCAGGGCCCCTCGATGCGAGGGGCCTTTCCTTTTAGAATCGAGACGCCGCCCAAGAGCCGCCTGGGGGCAGCCATCCATGTTCCGCAAGATCCTGGTCGCCAATCGGGGTGAGATCGCGGTGCGCGTGCTGCGCGCCTGCCGCGAGATGGGCATCGCCACGGTGGCCGTGTACTCCGAGGCCGACCGTGCGGCGCTGCACGTGCGGCGCGCGGATGAGGCCTACTGCATCGGGCCGGCGGCCGCGGCGGAGTCCTACCTGGACGTGGGGAAGATCCTCGAGGCCGCCCGGCGCAGCGGGGCCGAGGCCATCCATCCCGGCTACGGCTTCCTTTCCGAAAACGCTCGGTTCGCGCGCGCCTGCGCGGACGCGGGCGTGAAATTCATTGGCCCGACGGCCGAGGCCATGGAACGCATGGGCTCGAAGACGCGGGCCCGGCAGGCCATGGAGCAGGCCGGGGTACCGCTGGTGCCGGGAACGGCGCGCGGTCTGGCATCGGTCGAGGAAGCGGGACAGGTTGCGGCCAAGGTCGGTTACCCGCTGCTGCTTAAGGCTGCGGCCGGGGGAGGCGGCAAAGGCATGCGCCGCGTGAACACTCCCCAGGAACTCGCTGCCGCGTTCCGTGACGCCCAAAGCGAGGCTGAGCGCGCCTTCGGTGATGCCGAGGTGTACATCGAGAAGCTGCTGGCGCGGCCGCGTCACATCGAAGTCCAGGTGCTGGGCGATGAGCACGGCAACCTGGTTCACCTGGGGGAGCGCGAGTGCTCCCTGCAACGCCGCCACCAGAAGGTGGTCGAGGAATCGCCTTCGCCCCTGGTGGATTCCGGGATGCGCCGCCGGATGGGTGAGGCGGCAGTGCGCGTGGCGCGCGCCGCCGGCTACACCAGCGCCGGCACGGTGGAGTTCCTGGTGGATGCCGACCGCAACTTCTACTTCCTGGAGATGAACACCCGGTTGCAGGTGGAACATCCGGTGACGGAACTGGTGACCGGGCTCGATCTGGCGCAGTGGCAGATCCGCATCGCCGCGGGCGAGAGCCTTTCCTTCGCGCAGGATGAAATCCAGATGCGGGGCCACGCCATCGAGTGCCGCATCTACGCGGAGGATCCGGACAACAACTTCTTCCCCTCGCCGGGAAGAATCACGCGGCTGCTAACGCCGTCGGGTCCGGGCATCCGGGAAGACAGCGGCATCTACGAGGGCTGGACCGTGCCCCTGGAGTACGACCCGCTGCTCTCGAAGCTGGTGGCGTACGCCCCGACGCGGGCGGAGGCGGCGGCGCGCCTGACCCGCGCCCTGGACGAGTACTTTGTGGGAGGCATCAAGACCACGTTGCCGCTGTTCCGGCGCGTCTTGCGCAATCCGGATTTCCTGGCCGGGGAGCTCGACACGGGTTTCCTCGACCGGCTGCTGGAAGCGGGCGAAGAAGCGCCTACGTCCGCGGCCGATGGTCTGAGCGCCGACCAGATCGCCGCCATCGCCGCGGCGGTATTTCAAGCCGGAGGACGAATGGCGACGCAGCCGCTGGGCATCAGCGCGAACGGGTTCGGCGCGCGTCCTGCGGCCGGGGAGCGTCCCTCCGGATGGAAGCAGGCGGCGCGACGGGAGGCGCAGCGCGAACGGGAATGACCTACGAAGTACGCATCGACGGCCAAACCTACCGCGTGGAGCTGGAGCGCGGCGACCAGCCCAACGGCTGGCGCTGCCGCCTGGACGGCCGGGAGCTGGAGCTGGACGCTGTCTTTCCCGAGCGCGATCTGCTCTCGCTGCTGGTCGGGGGGCGCTCCTACGAGATTCAGCGGGAAATCGTGGGCAGTGATGTGCACGTGGTGCTGGCCGGCGTACGCCGACAGGCGGAAGTGCGCGACCCGCGCACCCTGAAGTCGCGGCGCACGGGCGCGGCGGCAGGCGGCGGCCCCAGGAAGCTGGTAGCGCCCATGCCCGGCAAGGTCGTGCGGCTGCTGGTAGCGGAGAACGACGCCGTCGAGGCCGGACAGGGCTTGATGGTCATTGAAGCCATGAAGATGCAGAACGAGCTCAAGTCACCGAAGAAAGGCGTGGTGCGGAAGATTCTGGCCAGCGAAGGCGCGGCGGTAAATGCCGGGGAGACGCTGGCGGTGGTGGAGTGAGAGCTACAGGATGTAGCGCGACAGATCCTGATCCTTGACGATGTCGGCCAGCATCTTGCGTACGTAGTCGGCGTCCACAGTGATCTCGCGCTGCTTCATCTCCGGGGCCTCGAAGCTGATCTCATCGAGCACGCGCTCCATGATGGTATGCAGGCGCCGCGCGCCGATGTTCTCCGTGGATTCGTTCACGCGGAAGGCGAAGCGCGCCACTTCCTGCAGCGCCTCCGGGGTGAATTCCAGCTTCAGGTTCTCAGTCTCCAGCAGCGCGGTGTACTGCTTGACCAGCGACGACTTGGGCTCGGTCAGGATGCGGATGAAATCCTCGATAGTGAGCGAGTGCAGCTCCACGCGGATGGGAAAGCGGCCCTGCAGCTCGGGGATGAGGTCGCTGGGCTTGGAGACATGGAAGGCGCCGGCGGCGATGAACAGCACGTGGTCGGTGCGCACCATGCCGTAGCGCGTGTTCACGGTGGTGCCTTCGACGATGGGCAGGATGTCGCGCTGCACGCCTTCGCGCGAGACGTCAGGGCCGTGGCCGCTCTCGCGCCCGGCGATCTTGTCGATCTCATCCAAAAAGATGATGCCGCTCTGTTCCACCCGCTGCAGGGCGGTGCGCTGCACCTGATCCATATCCACCAGGCGCTGCTCCTCTTCCTGCACCAGGTAGTCCATGGCTTCGCTGACCTTCATCTTCCGCTTCTTGGTGCGCTGGCCGAAGATGTTGGGCAGCATGTCCTTCACGTTGATGTCCATCTCCTCGACGCCCTGGTTGGAGACGATCTCGAAGGTGGGGAACGATTTCTCGCGGACCTCGATCTCCACCACGCGGTCATCGAGCTTGCCTTCGCGCAGTTGCTGGCGCAGCTTCTCGCGGCTGCGGGTGTAGCTCTCGCCACCGTCGCCGGAGGCGCCAAAGCCCGGGGCGGAGGGCGGCAGCAGCAGGTCGAGCAGGCGCTCTTCGGCGTTGAGCTCGGCGCGGTCCGCCACGTCCTCCAGCTTTTCCGCGCGCACCATCTCGATGGAGATCTCCACCAGGTCGCGCACCATGGACTCCACGTCGCGGCCCACGTAGCCCACCTCGGTGAACTTCGAGGCCTCGACCTTGAGAAAGGGCGAATTGGCCAAACGGGCCAGGCGGCGGGCGATCTCCGTTTTACCGACGCCGGTGGGGCCGATCATGATGATGTTCTTGGGCATGATCTCTTCCGCCATGTCCGACGGAAGCTTCTGGCGGCGCATGCGGTTGCGCAGCGCGATGGCCACGGCGCGCTTTGCCGCCTTCTGCCCTACGACGTACTTGTCCAGCTCGCTGACGATCTCGCGCGGCGTCAGCTCGTCCAGGACGACCTGTTCTTCCTCCGCGGTTCCGGGTAAGTAGATGGCCATGGCCTCGTGCTCAGTTCCCACAGGGCGGAACGCTTACAACTCCTCCACGGTAATGTGCTCATTGGTATAGATGCAGATTCGGGCGGCGATCTTCATGGCTTCCTCAACGATTCTTCTTGCCGGCAACTGGGTGTGCTCGTAGAGCGCGCGGGCGGCGGAAAGCGCATAAGGCCCGCCGCTGCCGATGGCCGCGATGCCGTCATCGGGCTCGATGATGTCTCCAGTGCCGCTGATGAGGTAGGTCGTGGTCTTGTCCGAAACGAGAAGCAACGCTTCGAGGTGCCGGAGAATCTTGTCCGTGCGCCAGTCCTTGGCCAGCTCCACGGCCGCCCGTCCCAGGTTGCCATGGACCTGCTCGAGCTTCGATTCGAAACGGCTGAAGAGCGAGAAGGCGTCCGCCGTGGAGCCGGCAAAGCCGGCCAGGATCTTGTCCT from Terriglobales bacterium encodes:
- a CDS encoding MotA/TolQ/ExbB proton channel family protein encodes the protein MVLTNLTTFVLTQSPLVAMWMLQEGGGQVGWDPISLWRQMGWLARIVVVILFIESAWSIGVMIDRWIAYSAARKQSRVFAPQVAGALREGKLDEAIRVAERNKKSHLAKVVTAGLQEFRAHAESTELAGEQIEASKRALERAQAIVHAELKRGLGGLATIGATAPFVGLLGTVVGILNAFKQISEQKATGLGAVAGGISEALVATAIGLFVAIPAVMMYNYFSSKVEAFDVEMDNSSSELIDYFLKKRQVKRAS
- a CDS encoding biopolymer transporter ExbD gives rise to the protein MAISIGGPGGGPKSDINITPLIDVMLVLLVIFMVITPLTPKGLDALVPQPPPPNQQPQPPTVDRTIVVQLIKGPGRPTLKINQDEVTWETLKTRLEDVYKTRAERVMFVKADDDVEFAEVAQVIDIAHSAQVDKVGLITARIEAGQ
- the hslV gene encoding ATP-dependent protease subunit HslV, which codes for MQKTLPVRSTTVLCVRRDGAVVMAADGQVTVGHDVLKHTARKIRRLYQDKILAGFAGSTADAFSLFSRFESKLEQVHGNLGRAAVELAKDWRTDKILRHLEALLLVSDKTTTYLISGTGDIIEPDDGIAAIGSGGPYALSAARALYEHTQLPARRIVEEAMKIAARICIYTNEHITVEEL
- a CDS encoding tetratricopeptide repeat protein translates to MRIAQRILLVAALAMLALGVSGCNKLKARDRLNKGVQAYKQAKYEDAIERFKEAVELDPQLKNAKLYLATAYAQQFIPGVESPENMRTAELAIEQYSKVLENDPRDLTSLKGIASLYFNMKKFDKSKEYHRKVLEVDPNDPETYYSIAVIDWTESYALRMEKRAALGLQPTEALKDKKVCAEVVQANSERVEEGIDLLKRAIDIRPDYDDAMAYLNLLYREKADFQCDNPEMRAELLKMADEMVEKTMAVKQKRLEEAEKHAPGGVVINQ
- the hslU gene encoding ATP-dependent protease ATPase subunit HslU; translation: MAIYLPGTAEEEQVVLDELTPREIVSELDKYVVGQKAAKRAVAIALRNRMRRQKLPSDMAEEIMPKNIIMIGPTGVGKTEIARRLARLANSPFLKVEASKFTEVGYVGRDVESMVRDLVEISIEMVRAEKLEDVADRAELNAEERLLDLLLPPSAPGFGASGDGGESYTRSREKLRQQLREGKLDDRVVEIEVREKSFPTFEIVSNQGVEEMDINVKDMLPNIFGQRTKKRKMKVSEAMDYLVQEEEQRLVDMDQVQRTALQRVEQSGIIFLDEIDKIAGRESGHGPDVSREGVQRDILPIVEGTTVNTRYGMVRTDHVLFIAAGAFHVSKPSDLIPELQGRFPIRVELHSLTIEDFIRILTEPKSSLVKQYTALLETENLKLEFTPEALQEVARFAFRVNESTENIGARRLHTIMERVLDEISFEAPEMKQREITVDADYVRKMLADIVKDQDLSRYIL
- a CDS encoding energy transducer TonB, whose product is MLSFVLQSFLILIMILIPLIYTEALPKTQLTTFLVAPPPPPPPPPPPAEVIRAVKVVQTDIIDGQLRSPTKIPEKVAMIKEEEAPPPVSSMSGVVGGVPGGVPGGSMGGVLGGIIGSTTVAVPKAATPQRIRVSQGVVEGNAISQPKPLYPSMAKMARVQGQVVLQAIISKTGVIENLRVVSGHPMLQQAALDAVRQWRYRPYLLNGEPVEVETTITVNFTLAGG
- a CDS encoding biotin/lipoyl-containing protein, whose translation is MTYEVRIDGQTYRVELERGDQPNGWRCRLDGRELELDAVFPERDLLSLLVGGRSYEIQREIVGSDVHVVLAGVRRQAEVRDPRTLKSRRTGAAAGGGPRKLVAPMPGKVVRLLVAENDAVEAGQGLMVIEAMKMQNELKSPKKGVVRKILASEGAAVNAGETLAVVE
- the accC gene encoding acetyl-CoA carboxylase biotin carboxylase subunit, yielding MFRKILVANRGEIAVRVLRACREMGIATVAVYSEADRAALHVRRADEAYCIGPAAAAESYLDVGKILEAARRSGAEAIHPGYGFLSENARFARACADAGVKFIGPTAEAMERMGSKTRARQAMEQAGVPLVPGTARGLASVEEAGQVAAKVGYPLLLKAAAGGGGKGMRRVNTPQELAAAFRDAQSEAERAFGDAEVYIEKLLARPRHIEVQVLGDEHGNLVHLGERECSLQRRHQKVVEESPSPLVDSGMRRRMGEAAVRVARAAGYTSAGTVEFLVDADRNFYFLEMNTRLQVEHPVTELVTGLDLAQWQIRIAAGESLSFAQDEIQMRGHAIECRIYAEDPDNNFFPSPGRITRLLTPSGPGIREDSGIYEGWTVPLEYDPLLSKLVAYAPTRAEAAARLTRALDEYFVGGIKTTLPLFRRVLRNPDFLAGELDTGFLDRLLEAGEEAPTSAADGLSADQIAAIAAAVFQAGGRMATQPLGISANGFGARPAAGERPSGWKQAARREAQRERE
- the secF gene encoding protein translocase subunit SecF, with translation MELFRNANYDFLGRKWLFMGGSAILLLVGLVSMGVRAGSWRVWEGVPLGVDFKGGTLVYVKFAHAPNEDQIRADMQEAGLANARIQRYGQPANNEVIISLEQKATSEEALDQGKVAIIQALSKNIPAGKLDLNNTGVQVLEERLLARDPLRAGSDAATRYAEVARDIAAYRDQERGGVLRSVEELRGHVDAAVLPVLQEEFFVSDFGVRNVEIVGAQVGAQLRRQAVLATLYALAGMLIYIAVRFEPVYGSAAVLAVFHDTLITIGAFSLANKEISLTVIAAILTLVGYSMNDTIVIFDRVRENLKLMRRVALAEVVNKSINQTLSRTILTSGLTFLTVLSLYLFGGEVLNGFSFALVVGILVGTYSTFGIAGPLVVLYYERKGSREGRGPVPVTADSKREREKIRAKA
- a CDS encoding biopolymer transporter ExbD produces the protein MAVKRKLPINSDINVTPMADVMLVLLIIFMVVTPMLQKGVSVDLAKTDNPVQMPDADKEDALLIAVMRDGKVFFGTEQINPDELTQRVKDRIANRVDKRVYIRADARARYKNVVEVVDNVRSAGVDQLGLLTEQRRPLAGKEGAAPAGGTGGQP